The following are encoded together in the Saccharospirillaceae bacterium genome:
- a CDS encoding ABC transporter permease — MKAKKVSYRDLFGNLVRAEIKVRYMGAYMGVLWSLGSPLLYIAVYYYVFTVVFPSPIENFSLYVVTGFIHWSLFSQIISQSSDLLVRNVSLLRKMAFPMSHIVSANFVTALCFWMVALIIYACAFHYLGGAIEVELLYYPIALFLYLIFIYGISLLLSVLYVYFRDVKHLIDVFLPLLFWLSPVVYSISLVPEGLVLYYNLNPVACYIGSINGILHENQIPDDVDWLIMFFSSCLAFWIGWSVFNRYSRHAIERL, encoded by the coding sequence ATGAAAGCAAAAAAAGTTTCTTATAGAGATCTTTTCGGAAACCTTGTTAGAGCGGAAATAAAAGTAAGATATATGGGTGCCTATATGGGGGTGTTATGGTCCCTAGGAAGTCCTCTCTTATATATTGCGGTTTACTATTACGTTTTTACGGTGGTTTTTCCTAGCCCAATAGAGAACTTTTCACTATATGTTGTGACTGGTTTTATTCACTGGTCGTTGTTTTCTCAGATTATTAGCCAAAGTAGTGATCTTCTTGTCAGAAATGTTTCACTATTGAGGAAGATGGCATTTCCTATGAGTCATATTGTAAGTGCAAACTTTGTTACTGCTTTATGCTTCTGGATGGTAGCTTTAATTATATATGCATGTGCTTTTCATTATTTAGGTGGTGCAATTGAGGTAGAGCTCTTATACTATCCTATTGCCTTGTTTCTGTATCTTATTTTTATTTACGGCATTAGTTTGCTCTTAAGTGTTCTTTATGTCTATTTTCGTGATGTGAAGCATTTGATTGATGTATTTTTACCGTTGCTATTTTGGTTGTCCCCTGTTGTATATTCCATCAGCCTGGTTCCTGAAGGCCTAGTTCTCTATTATAACTTGAACCCGGTTGCCTGCTATATTGGATCTATCAATGGTATTTTGCACGAAAATCAAATCCCTGATGATGTAGACTGGCTAATAATGTTTTTTTCGAGTTGTTTGGCTTTTTGGATCGGGTGGTCTGTTTTTAATAGATACTCTAGACATGCCATAGAGAGGTTGTGA
- a CDS encoding glycosyltransferase family 2 protein, with translation MLNIVIPMAGRGSRFAREGYSDPKPLIKLDDKRMIEVVINNLRPKCEHRFIFICQRQHVEEYSLAPKLEEWAPGSIIVSIDGVTEGAACTVLCAKEYIDNDDALMIANSDQWVDVDINDYLQHMASNSLDGLIMTMKADDPKWSYAKVGDDGLVNEVVEKVVVSDEATVGIYNYRNGADFVKKAEKMIDNKIMSNGEYYVAPVYTYMHEDDAAKVGVYNIGEEANGMYGLGIPADLELFKTQAVYEKAISF, from the coding sequence ATGCTTAATATTGTTATTCCAATGGCTGGAAGAGGGAGTCGATTTGCCAGAGAAGGCTACTCGGATCCAAAGCCGCTAATTAAGCTAGATGATAAGCGGATGATTGAGGTTGTAATAAACAACCTGAGACCAAAGTGTGAGCATCGTTTCATTTTTATATGTCAGCGGCAGCATGTTGAGGAGTATAGTCTTGCTCCAAAATTGGAAGAGTGGGCTCCGGGTTCTATTATTGTCAGCATCGATGGAGTCACAGAGGGAGCCGCTTGTACTGTGTTATGTGCAAAAGAGTACATTGATAATGATGACGCGCTTATGATTGCTAACTCAGATCAATGGGTAGATGTTGATATTAACGACTACCTCCAGCATATGGCGTCTAATTCCCTTGATGGCTTGATTATGACAATGAAGGCTGATGATCCTAAGTGGTCATATGCGAAAGTTGGTGATGACGGTCTGGTTAACGAAGTTGTTGAAAAGGTTGTTGTTTCTGACGAGGCTACCGTGGGGATATACAACTATAGAAATGGAGCTGATTTTGTAAAGAAAGCTGAAAAGATGATCGACAATAAAATCATGTCAAACGGTGAGTATTACGTCGCACCTGTCTATACTTATATGCATGAAGATGATGCAGCTAAAGTTGGCGTTTATAACATTGGGGAAGAGGCCAACGGGATGTATGGCTTAGGCATCCCTGCTGATTTGGAGTTATTTAAAACCCAGGCTGTATATGAAAAGGCGATCAGTTTTTAG
- a CDS encoding DUF3108 domain-containing protein produces MLKQLLIFLTFFSAVVSADPQPSGITDNSAPAQQEPQTKIIPFIAKYKTEWKLGWFSVDIDAKRELKKIGNNRWKLVFEAETGTAKLKESSEFTFSSTDRLQPLQYAYRASGLFNEDDRTLSFHPNDNSVLDKEKNITHQSVWQNEIQDNLTYMLQAGLDLAAGKTEFSYPVFEKNKSKDFHFKVIGEEQLKTKAGKLNTIKVQQIRKKKGREVYAWFAKDKNYLLVRLLDKKKGKKRYEINVTKINMQE; encoded by the coding sequence ATGCTCAAGCAACTATTAATTTTTCTTACCTTTTTCAGTGCCGTCGTCAGCGCTGACCCGCAGCCATCCGGCATTACCGATAATTCAGCCCCCGCGCAGCAGGAACCACAGACTAAAATCATCCCCTTCATCGCCAAGTACAAGACCGAGTGGAAGCTGGGATGGTTCAGTGTGGATATTGATGCTAAACGAGAACTGAAAAAGATCGGCAACAACCGCTGGAAACTTGTTTTCGAGGCAGAAACCGGCACAGCCAAATTAAAAGAAAGTTCCGAATTTACCTTTTCATCTACCGATCGTTTGCAACCTCTTCAATATGCCTATCGCGCCAGCGGTCTATTTAATGAAGATGATCGCACCCTGAGCTTCCACCCGAATGACAACTCGGTCCTAGATAAGGAAAAGAACATCACCCATCAGAGCGTATGGCAGAATGAAATACAGGACAATCTGACCTATATGCTTCAGGCGGGCCTCGATCTGGCAGCAGGGAAGACTGAATTCAGTTATCCCGTGTTTGAAAAAAACAAAAGCAAGGACTTTCACTTCAAGGTTATCGGCGAGGAACAGCTGAAAACGAAAGCAGGCAAATTAAATACCATCAAAGTTCAGCAAATACGCAAGAAGAAAGGTCGTGAGGTCTATGCATGGTTTGCAAAAGACAAAAATTACCTGCTAGTTCGGCTGCTCGATAAAAAGAAAGGCAAGAAACGCTACGAAATCAATGTGACCAAAATCAACATGCAAGAGTGA
- a CDS encoding sugar transferase — MFRKIDIIFSLFGLLISFPLLVVIYILNGQSALFLQERVGRNKVPFILIKFRTLKQGTESVATHLLTPESVTRFGMFLRRSKLDELPQLWNVLIGDMSLVGPRPNLFNQKALIAERDALSVYRVRPGITGLAQINEIDMSTPELLAMTDAKMIKEMSIANYFRFIMKTLAGKGSGDRFGGG, encoded by the coding sequence ATGTTTCGTAAAATTGATATTATATTTTCTTTGTTCGGGTTGCTCATCAGTTTTCCGTTATTGGTGGTGATATATATATTAAATGGCCAATCTGCTTTGTTTCTTCAGGAGCGTGTTGGTAGAAATAAGGTTCCCTTTATTTTAATTAAGTTTCGCACATTGAAGCAAGGAACGGAATCTGTCGCTACACACCTTTTAACTCCTGAATCGGTGACTAGATTTGGAATGTTTCTACGCAGGTCTAAATTGGATGAATTACCACAACTTTGGAATGTGTTGATCGGTGATATGAGCTTAGTTGGTCCGCGGCCGAATCTATTCAATCAAAAGGCGCTTATTGCCGAGCGAGATGCTCTTTCCGTGTATCGCGTCCGCCCAGGAATTACTGGCTTGGCTCAGATAAATGAGATTGATATGTCGACACCCGAGTTGTTAGCGATGACTGATGCTAAGATGATTAAAGAAATGTCAATTGCAAATTATTTTAGATTTATTATGAAAACACTAGCAGGTAAAGGTTCGGGAGATAGGTTTGGGGGTGGCTAA
- a CDS encoding class I SAM-dependent methyltransferase, translating into MNYLESRVDILDSQLLEKVSLVKELKENLALAESDIVALKENRFSGHYEIWREKRVTAIIEHYGPLWFKGKKILEIGCGYADISLMFAALGADVTVSDARQEHLDIVNSRYPWMTTIKADVNSEWPFESRYDLIIHMGLLYHLGDIQYSLEKCLQFSNNLVLETEISDSTDPNFVLVIDEDSSGYDQSFTGRGSRPSGAYLENFFASNNVEFHRVVDARCNSNFHQYNWKQTDSEDWRHGLRAMWFCSK; encoded by the coding sequence TTGAATTATCTGGAAAGCAGGGTTGATATACTAGATTCTCAGTTATTAGAGAAAGTCTCTTTAGTGAAGGAGTTAAAGGAAAACCTTGCATTGGCTGAGAGTGATATCGTGGCATTAAAAGAAAACAGATTTTCAGGTCATTATGAAATCTGGCGTGAAAAAAGAGTAACTGCAATAATTGAACATTATGGACCTCTTTGGTTTAAAGGTAAAAAGATTTTAGAAATTGGGTGCGGATATGCTGACATTAGTCTAATGTTTGCTGCTCTAGGTGCGGATGTGACTGTTAGTGACGCACGTCAAGAGCACTTGGATATTGTGAATTCACGCTATCCTTGGATGACCACTATAAAAGCAGATGTAAACAGCGAGTGGCCATTTGAGTCAAGGTACGATCTGATTATACACATGGGGCTTTTATATCACTTGGGAGATATTCAGTACTCTCTTGAAAAATGCTTGCAATTTAGTAATAATCTTGTGTTGGAAACTGAAATATCAGACTCAACTGATCCAAATTTTGTACTGGTTATTGATGAAGACTCAAGTGGTTATGACCAATCCTTTACTGGCAGGGGAAGCCGGCCATCGGGGGCTTATCTTGAAAACTTTTTTGCGTCTAACAACGTAGAATTTCATCGGGTAGTAGATGCAAGGTGTAATTCTAACTTTCATCAGTATAACTGGAAACAAACAGACTCTGAGGATTGGAGGCATGGGTTAAGGGCGATGTGGTTCTGCTCTAAATAG
- a CDS encoding nuclear transport factor 2 family protein has product MNILMPMCGDVLYSVSDEYQYPRILTELNGKTLLELSLKSFSDMKRNSNFLFAVPSTKNKELGLADICRVATAGKGSVYEIQGPTAGALCTCLLACDSIDHDSPLIISSADQVIQDDIDQCLDYFTDQLADAGVLTFESVHPKWSYIQMDVNGNVVQVSEKKVVSNNALAGFFYFKRAGDFFESAKNVIRKQGHNEGQYYISAVLNDFILKGKKVAAHALNKEYYNFYDVHAIKKFERDSKSECEVLRELTNKYCSAFQNKDLDRVIEMFCDNADLVDPSVSLTGVGKIREYISDLFASIERLDFDIKSISSGLHHSVIEFVLILNDKSFRGTDIIRWKGGLISSLNAYLYEI; this is encoded by the coding sequence ATGAATATATTAATGCCGATGTGTGGCGATGTATTGTATAGTGTCTCTGATGAGTATCAATATCCAAGAATTCTTACTGAGTTAAATGGTAAGACATTGCTTGAACTTTCGTTGAAATCATTTTCTGATATGAAGCGAAATAGTAATTTCTTATTTGCTGTTCCATCTACGAAGAATAAAGAGCTTGGGCTTGCTGATATATGTCGCGTTGCAACTGCCGGCAAAGGTAGTGTTTACGAGATACAAGGGCCAACAGCTGGTGCATTGTGTACTTGCCTTTTAGCTTGTGATTCCATTGATCATGATTCGCCTCTAATAATTTCGTCTGCCGATCAAGTTATTCAGGATGATATTGATCAATGCTTAGACTATTTTACAGATCAATTAGCTGATGCAGGAGTATTAACCTTTGAATCAGTTCACCCTAAATGGTCTTATATTCAAATGGACGTAAATGGCAATGTTGTGCAGGTTTCTGAAAAGAAAGTCGTTAGTAATAATGCTCTTGCAGGTTTCTTTTACTTTAAAAGAGCTGGTGACTTTTTTGAATCGGCCAAGAATGTTATTCGGAAACAAGGTCATAATGAGGGTCAGTACTATATTTCTGCGGTATTGAATGATTTTATTTTAAAAGGAAAGAAAGTGGCCGCGCATGCTTTAAATAAAGAGTATTATAATTTCTACGATGTACATGCAATCAAAAAATTCGAACGCGATTCTAAATCTGAATGCGAGGTTTTGAGAGAGTTGACAAATAAATATTGTAGTGCTTTTCAAAACAAGGATCTTGATAGGGTTATTGAAATGTTTTGCGATAATGCGGATCTCGTTGACCCTTCGGTATCATTGACAGGGGTTGGAAAGATCAGGGAATATATATCTGATTTATTTGCATCAATCGAAAGATTAGATTTTGATATCAAATCCATTTCTTCAGGATTGCATCACTCGGTAATAGAGTTTGTATTGATTCTAAATGATAAAAGCTTTAGGGGGACAGATATAATTCGTTGGAAGGGGGGCTTGATATCATCTTTGAATGCGTATCTCTACGAGATATGA
- a CDS encoding polysaccharide biosynthesis protein: MPIAIYLALALRHGDIFPTINHSIAVSVLTTTVLSLVVFVKLGFYKAVIRFMTSKAFNSLGIGILVSATILGTSSFLTQASIPRSSIIIYIFTAFALLALPRLFIRSLVIQQGKIRAQPVIIYGAGQQGLELNQSLATNKEYRPIAFIDDNIKKQGSQINGLKVISSSELEEVLENQPCRKVLLALGNTSSSRRKRLIEELAEKKLEVLTTPTVADIVSGKARIEEIREIEIEDLLGRDSVSPQHHLIGQNITDKVVLVTGAGGSIGSELCRQAICQKPSKLIMLELNEFSLYSIEQELSQINENDQLSVELISILGSVQRKNLLETIFKTFRVQTIYHAAAYKHVPLVEHNVIEGVRNIVFGTWCCAEAAITAGVERFVLISTDKAVRPTNVMGASKRLAELILQALNARQKDTLFCMVRFGNVLGSSGSVVPLFRNQIKEGGPITVTHPDIMRYFMTIPEASQLVIQAGAMGKGGDVFVLDMGEPVRITNLAKKMIQLSGLTEKTEEISNGDIEIRFSGLRPGEKLYEELLIGDNVEGTNHPRIMTAKETFLTWPETHNLLHRLDNACEEFRVSDVINLLLEAPASYVSQGDCPDWVMNANN, encoded by the coding sequence ATGCCTATAGCTATTTATTTGGCATTAGCTTTACGCCACGGTGATATATTTCCAACAATCAATCACAGCATAGCTGTAAGCGTTCTGACTACAACAGTATTGAGCTTAGTCGTATTTGTTAAGCTAGGCTTCTATAAAGCTGTTATTCGCTTTATGACCAGTAAAGCATTTAATTCTCTAGGTATCGGTATATTAGTTTCTGCCACTATATTAGGCACTAGTAGCTTTCTCACCCAAGCCTCCATCCCTCGCTCTAGTATTATTATTTATATATTCACCGCTTTTGCGCTACTTGCCTTACCACGATTATTTATTCGAAGCCTAGTTATCCAGCAGGGTAAAATAAGAGCTCAACCCGTTATTATCTATGGAGCCGGTCAACAAGGTCTAGAATTGAATCAATCGCTTGCAACCAACAAAGAGTACCGACCGATTGCATTCATCGACGACAATATAAAGAAACAAGGATCCCAGATTAATGGCCTAAAAGTTATTTCTTCATCTGAGTTGGAGGAAGTACTAGAAAATCAGCCATGTAGGAAAGTGCTACTCGCATTAGGAAATACTAGCTCCTCGAGAAGAAAGCGCTTAATTGAAGAGCTCGCAGAAAAAAAATTGGAGGTCCTTACTACACCAACGGTTGCTGACATCGTCAGCGGAAAAGCAAGAATTGAGGAAATTCGTGAAATTGAGATTGAAGATTTATTAGGTAGAGACTCGGTAAGTCCACAGCATCATCTGATTGGTCAGAATATTACAGATAAAGTTGTTCTAGTAACTGGTGCTGGTGGCTCAATAGGCTCGGAACTTTGCAGGCAAGCGATTTGCCAGAAGCCAAGTAAGCTAATCATGCTGGAGCTAAACGAATTTAGTCTATACTCTATTGAGCAGGAGTTGAGTCAGATTAATGAGAATGATCAACTCAGTGTTGAATTAATATCCATATTGGGGTCAGTACAACGTAAAAATCTCCTAGAAACTATATTTAAAACCTTCAGAGTTCAAACAATCTACCATGCTGCAGCTTATAAACACGTGCCATTGGTAGAACACAATGTCATAGAAGGTGTGCGCAATATTGTTTTCGGAACTTGGTGCTGCGCGGAAGCCGCAATAACTGCGGGAGTAGAGCGTTTTGTATTGATCTCGACTGATAAAGCAGTACGCCCAACCAACGTTATGGGTGCATCGAAGCGTTTAGCAGAACTGATATTGCAGGCACTCAACGCTCGTCAGAAAGACACCCTTTTTTGTATGGTACGCTTCGGAAATGTATTAGGTTCTTCAGGCTCTGTAGTTCCTCTTTTCCGCAACCAGATTAAGGAGGGAGGCCCTATCACTGTAACTCACCCGGATATCATGCGTTATTTTATGACGATTCCAGAAGCCTCACAGTTAGTTATTCAAGCAGGAGCGATGGGCAAAGGCGGCGATGTATTCGTATTAGACATGGGTGAACCAGTAAGAATAACAAACCTTGCAAAAAAGATGATTCAACTCTCGGGCTTAACTGAGAAAACTGAAGAAATATCAAACGGTGATATCGAAATAAGATTTTCAGGGCTCCGCCCAGGGGAAAAACTATATGAGGAACTATTGATAGGAGACAACGTTGAAGGTACGAACCACCCACGAATAATGACAGCAAAAGAAACCTTCCTAACTTGGCCAGAAACTCACAATCTTCTTCATCGACTAGATAATGCATGCGAAGAATTTCGAGTGAGTGACGTAATCAATCTATTACTTGAAGCACCTGCATCCTATGTTAGTCAAGGAGACTGTCCAGACTGGGTGATGAATGCAAATAACTGA
- a CDS encoding HAD family phosphatase → MGCKIKAVIFDMDGVLIDAKEWHYDALNKALELFGMEITRTEHETTYDGLPTKDKLKMLSRDKGLSAGLHSFINEMKQQFTMEMVNNLCRPLFHHEYALSSLSNSGYKIAVASNSISATIASMLTRAHLIDYLEFFVSNEDVSNGKPDPEMYNLAIDKLGLTPKECLIVEDNENGLRAAYASGAHVLKVETVFDVNFKNIQEAICKAQEEI, encoded by the coding sequence ATGGGTTGTAAAATTAAAGCCGTCATTTTTGATATGGATGGCGTATTGATCGATGCAAAAGAGTGGCATTATGATGCTTTAAATAAGGCTCTAGAACTTTTCGGGATGGAGATTACACGCACTGAACACGAAACAACGTATGATGGTCTCCCTACAAAAGATAAGTTAAAGATGCTGTCTAGAGATAAAGGCCTGTCGGCCGGGTTGCACTCATTTATAAACGAGATGAAGCAGCAGTTTACTATGGAAATGGTGAATAATCTGTGTAGGCCTTTGTTTCATCATGAGTATGCATTGTCGAGCCTGAGTAATTCAGGGTACAAAATAGCTGTTGCTTCAAACTCAATTAGTGCAACTATCGCGTCAATGTTAACTCGAGCCCATTTAATCGACTATTTAGAGTTCTTCGTATCAAACGAAGATGTTTCAAATGGTAAGCCAGATCCTGAAATGTACAACTTAGCTATCGATAAGCTGGGATTAACTCCTAAGGAGTGTCTCATTGTTGAAGATAATGAAAATGGATTGAGAGCTGCATATGCAAGTGGAGCGCATGTGTTGAAGGTTGAAACGGTGTTTGACGTTAACTTTAAAAATATTCAAGAAGCAATTTGCAAAGCTCAGGAGGAAATATGA
- a CDS encoding ABC transporter ATP-binding protein yields MTELAIDIKNVVKEFDLIHNQPSGVKQAFIGFFNRSIRSVKQRYRVLDDVSLSVSSGDSVALLGCNGSGKSTLLRVLAGVYKENSGSVEVKGRVAPLIELGAGFHSELTGSDNIFLNSSFFGVTNEYAQSVYEEIVEFSGLGDFIDVPLKNYSSGMQMRLGFSIAVHMQPDIILADEILAVGDAPFQEKCYEKIRELQNSGVTLILVTHSEEQASHFCTKFIELSGGKINRSGSY; encoded by the coding sequence GTGACTGAGTTAGCAATTGATATAAAAAATGTAGTTAAAGAATTCGACTTGATTCATAACCAACCTTCTGGTGTTAAGCAAGCTTTTATTGGTTTTTTTAATAGAAGTATTAGAAGTGTTAAGCAGAGATATAGAGTTCTTGATGATGTAAGCCTTTCTGTTTCCTCAGGGGATTCAGTAGCGTTATTGGGATGTAACGGGTCAGGTAAGAGTACCTTGTTGCGTGTTCTTGCAGGTGTCTACAAAGAAAACTCGGGCAGTGTTGAAGTAAAAGGTAGAGTTGCTCCTTTGATCGAGTTGGGTGCAGGCTTTCACTCTGAATTGACTGGTTCTGATAACATATTTTTAAATTCATCTTTTTTTGGTGTTACTAATGAATATGCTCAGTCAGTATACGAAGAAATAGTCGAATTTTCAGGGCTTGGTGATTTTATTGATGTTCCTTTAAAGAACTATTCGTCTGGCATGCAGATGCGCTTGGGATTTTCTATTGCTGTTCATATGCAGCCGGATATTATATTGGCTGATGAAATACTCGCAGTAGGCGATGCTCCTTTTCAAGAAAAATGTTATGAAAAAATAAGGGAGTTGCAAAACTCTGGGGTTACTTTGATTTTGGTAACACATTCTGAAGAGCAGGCTTCCCACTTTTGTACAAAGTTTATCGAACTTTCAGGCGGTAAAATAAATAGGTCTGGTTCTTATTAG
- a CDS encoding NAD-dependent epimerase/dehydratase family protein, with the protein MILITGASGFLGRNLTEKLIALGLDIRLAVRHSRIEEYQVDQVAIGNISGLTDFSKALEGVQVVIHLAGLAHVLGDHKAIDVDQFEEVNTSGTRALARQASVAGVKRFIFISSIGVNGQNSAKPFTEFSQEKPQDIYSASKYEAEKALKSESGKHCMDYVIIRPPLIYGPSAPGNFSRLMKLVSTGLPLPFASIRNKRSLIYVKNLVDFITCCLCDDKASNQIFLVCDGNDLSLSELVCFLRNFRGLRRNLFSVPVFVFRIAGIVFNKSSVINKLIGNLQVDNSKVTSQMCWIPPYTVEQGIRDSVVHWDEGRE; encoded by the coding sequence ATGATTCTTATAACTGGTGCAAGCGGATTTTTAGGGAGAAACCTTACGGAAAAGCTTATCGCTTTGGGACTAGATATAAGGCTAGCTGTACGTCATAGCAGAATCGAAGAATATCAGGTAGACCAAGTTGCTATTGGGAACATAAGTGGCCTTACAGATTTCTCGAAAGCGCTGGAAGGAGTCCAGGTTGTCATTCATTTGGCAGGTTTGGCACATGTTTTGGGCGACCATAAGGCGATAGACGTTGATCAATTTGAAGAGGTTAATACTTCAGGCACAAGAGCGTTAGCTCGGCAAGCATCTGTTGCGGGCGTTAAGCGGTTTATATTTATCAGTAGTATCGGTGTAAATGGGCAAAATTCTGCGAAACCATTTACTGAGTTTAGTCAAGAGAAACCGCAGGATATATATTCCGCCTCAAAGTATGAAGCAGAAAAGGCTCTTAAATCCGAAAGTGGAAAGCATTGTATGGATTACGTGATCATCCGTCCACCTCTAATTTATGGCCCTTCCGCACCCGGAAATTTCTCAAGGTTAATGAAGCTGGTTTCGACGGGGTTGCCATTGCCATTTGCTTCTATTAGAAACAAGCGTAGCTTGATATATGTGAAAAATTTAGTTGACTTCATTACTTGCTGTCTCTGCGACGACAAGGCTTCGAATCAGATTTTTTTAGTCTGCGATGGAAACGATCTGTCTTTGTCGGAACTAGTTTGTTTTTTGAGAAACTTCAGAGGACTACGAAGAAACCTATTTTCTGTCCCTGTTTTTGTATTTCGGATCGCTGGAATTGTTTTTAATAAATCTTCAGTCATTAATAAGTTAATCGGAAATCTCCAGGTCGATAACTCTAAGGTAACTTCCCAAATGTGCTGGATCCCACCTTATACTGTTGAGCAAGGTATTAGAGATTCTGTCGTTCACTGGGATGAGGGGCGTGAGTAG
- the dcd gene encoding dCTP deaminase, with amino-acid sequence MRLSDGDIEQRLQDKSITITPAPDADAIAGISVDLRLDHRFRVFSNNSATHLDLSGDREQLERDIDRIMSKEIEIAQDEALFIHPGELILGATLESVTIPDDLVGWLDGRSSLARLGLMVHVTAGRIDPGWEGQIVLEFYNNGKLPLALRPGMVICAMSFETLSSPAQRPYNKRANAKYRDQQGAVGSRISKD; translated from the coding sequence ATGCGACTCAGTGATGGCGACATCGAACAACGCCTGCAAGACAAAAGCATCACCATCACGCCAGCTCCTGACGCCGACGCCATAGCAGGCATCAGTGTTGACTTGCGCCTAGACCACCGTTTCAGAGTGTTCAGCAACAACTCAGCAACCCACCTTGATTTGTCTGGCGACAGAGAGCAACTTGAACGCGACATTGATCGCATTATGAGCAAAGAGATCGAGATTGCCCAAGATGAAGCACTATTTATTCACCCTGGCGAACTCATCCTTGGTGCCACATTGGAATCCGTGACCATCCCTGACGACTTGGTAGGCTGGCTCGATGGTCGTAGCTCATTAGCGCGGCTTGGCTTAATGGTACATGTAACCGCAGGTCGCATTGATCCGGGCTGGGAAGGGCAAATCGTACTGGAGTTTTACAACAACGGTAAATTGCCACTGGCCTTGCGCCCGGGAATGGTAATCTGCGCCATGTCTTTTGAGACGCTGAGCAGCCCAGCCCAGCGCCCTTACAACAAACGAGCAAATGCCAAATATCGCGATCAACAAGGGGCGGTAGGTAGCCGTATTTCGAAAGATTAA
- a CDS encoding WavE lipopolysaccharide synthesis family protein, which yields MKTISTDDLTFVIQGPLAGVDSCVSSIHKYFPGAPIVVSTWRDESIEGLNVDQIILSDPLVPFLDFNERNNYIASQVLSTSMGLAAVKTEFAVKVRADHFFENGNLINIIEEMVRCGGECLSSKSKYSLLHNKIGMSDLISRDPTKVPLLFHPSDLIHFGYTKDLIDLWCGDSIEEGDAMFPVVQRRLFGNLLGYSRMKHVPEQTLMIRWLDKHGVYVELPYAGFSSYSMFRISESYISYNFMIISWKDLGLRYPPQIFNASYSKHSGYQQSTLDKLIRRSGNRYFSFFRYSQVLIAKYITCWLKPIFIYSCINMILFRISPSLALKVRRNLKKSRNLSHPRGSR from the coding sequence ATGAAAACTATCTCTACTGACGATTTGACTTTCGTAATTCAGGGACCTCTTGCTGGTGTAGATAGTTGCGTAAGTTCAATTCATAAGTATTTTCCTGGTGCGCCAATAGTTGTTTCTACTTGGCGTGACGAAAGTATAGAGGGACTAAATGTGGATCAGATTATCTTATCTGACCCCCTAGTCCCATTTTTAGATTTTAATGAACGGAATAATTATATTGCCTCTCAGGTGTTGTCTACTTCTATGGGCCTTGCAGCTGTTAAAACTGAATTTGCTGTCAAGGTAAGGGCAGATCATTTCTTTGAAAATGGTAATCTTATCAACATTATTGAGGAGATGGTTCGGTGTGGGGGGGAGTGTTTATCATCTAAATCAAAGTATAGTTTGTTACATAACAAGATAGGTATGTCGGATCTTATATCGAGGGACCCGACTAAAGTACCTTTATTATTTCATCCCTCTGATTTAATACACTTTGGTTATACTAAAGACCTTATCGATTTATGGTGTGGCGATTCGATTGAAGAAGGGGATGCGATGTTTCCTGTTGTTCAAAGACGCCTCTTCGGAAATTTGCTGGGTTATAGCAGAATGAAGCATGTTCCAGAACAGACATTAATGATCCGATGGCTTGATAAGCATGGTGTCTATGTTGAACTGCCCTATGCAGGTTTTTCGAGTTATTCTATGTTCAGAATCTCTGAAAGTTATATCTCGTATAATTTTATGATTATCAGCTGGAAAGATCTCGGTTTACGTTATCCACCTCAGATTTTTAATGCAAGCTATAGCAAGCACTCTGGCTATCAACAAAGTACACTTGATAAATTGATCCGCAGATCTGGGAATAGATATTTCTCTTTCTTTAGGTACTCTCAGGTGTTAATTGCTAAATATATAACATGCTGGTTGAAGCCAATCTTTATATATAGCTGTATCAATATGATTTTGTTTCGTATATCGCCTTCACTGGCGTTAAAGGTAAGGCGAAATTTAAAAAAATCTCGCAACCTATCACACCCAAGAGGGAGTCGATAA